The DNA segment GGTCAGCTACGACGACGGGAGGAGCTGGAGCCCGGTGCAGCTCCGGAAGGACGCGGCCGGTTCCTGGACCGCCCGCTTCAGGACGCCGGAGAAGGGGGCCACCGCGGTCTCCCTCAAGGCACACGCCGAGGCCGGCGGCGGCCTCTCCGTGGACCAGGAGATCATCCGGGCGTTCGGCCTGAAGTGACCCGCTGACAGCCCGCACGGGGCGGCCGCGCATCCGGGAACGGATGGGCGGCCGCCCTTCGTGCGCGCCCCGCCCGCCAACACTTTTATATGCACAATACATATGAAGTGTATGGTGCATATGAACGATCCGTGCGGGGGCCGGAACCAGCGAGTCGAAGGAACAGCGCAATGACACTGGAGAACAAGGTCGCCGTCGTCACCGGAGGAGCCTCGGGCATCGGCGAGGCCGTCACCCGGCTGTTCGTCGAGCGCGGCGCCCGCGTCGTGGTCGTCGACCTCCAGCAGGAGGCCGGGGACGCGCTGACGGCCGACCTCGGGGACGCGGTCGCGTTCCTGCGGGGCGACGTCTCGGACCGCGCGGTCGCCGACCGGGCCGTCGCCACGGCCGTCGAACGCTTCGGCGGCCTGGACGTCCTGGTGAACAACGCCAGCGCCTCCCGCGTCCGCCCGTTCACCGAGCAGACCGACGACGACTGGAAACTCGCCCTGGACACCGGCCTCTTCGCCACCCGCAACTTCATGCTCGCCGCCTACCCCGAACTCCGCAGGAGCGCGGGCGCCGTCGTCAACTTCGCCTCCGGCGCCGGCATCGACGGCCAGCCCAACCAGGCGTCGTACGCGGCGGGCAAGGAGGCCATCCGGGGCCTGAGCCGGGTCGTCGCCAACGAGTGGGCGGCGGACCGGATCCGGGTCAACGTCGTCTCCCCGATGGCGCGGACGGCGGGCGTCGCCGCCTGGGCGGAGGCCAACCCCGAGCAGTACGCCCTCTCCGCCGCGAAGATCCCGCTCGGCCGCTTCGGCGACCCGCGCACGGACGTCGCGCCCGTCGTCGCGTTCCTGGCGAGCGACGACGCCCGTTACATGACCGGCCAGACCCTGATGGCGGACGGCGGCGCGATCAAGCTCCGCTGACCTCCCCGGCCGCCCGCCCCCGTCCCCGCCGCCCCGGAGCGGGGGCGGGGGCGTTCAGTCGTGGATCTCCGGATTGGCGGCCAGGATCTCCTCGGTGGCCGTCCACAGTTCGGGCACGAAGCGCAGCACCTCGTCGCGCCGGGCGAGCAGGTCCCCGGTGGAGCCGATGCCGGTGAGGTCGGCGACGGCCTCGCGGAACGCCGGCAGCCGGGCGGTGTGCAGCGCGGGCGCGTCCTCGGCCAGCACCAGGTGGCAGCGGGCGAAGGCCGCGACGATCCAGAAGACCGCCTCCCGGTGGTCGCCCCGGTCGATCAGCTCCCGGCCGCCCCCGATCGCGACGGGGCGGGCCTGTGCCGTGAGGTCGCTGCCGAAGAAGAACGGCGTGCGTACGACGGGGACCGTGGCGTCGAACGTCCGCGCCAGCTCCGCCAGATGGTGGCGCACCCGCCGCGCCGGGACCGCCTCGCAGCCCAGCAGCGCCAGCAACCGCGGATAGAGCGCGTCCTGCCCGTACGCGCCGAGCACCTCGCGTACGGCGGGGTAGCGCAGCCGGACGGTCGGGTTGCGCAGCGCGGCGACCAGCGGGAGGTGGGTGGTGACCCCGGTCGGGAACAGCCAGCCCATCACGCGCGCCGCGAAGGGCTGTCCGGGGTCCAGGGCGGCGAGCCGGTCCTCGACGCGGTGCCGGGCGTCCAGGCAGCGGCGGCGCACCCGGCTCCGCTCGGCGAAGCGCGGCGCGACGTACGCGTGCAGGGCGCGCAGCCGGCCCGTGGGGTCGTCGATGACGGTGTCCCGGCGGAAGCCGCCCGCCAGGTGGTACGCGCCCAGCACCGCCTCCGGGTCGTCCAGCAGGGTCATCGGCTCGTAGGTGATCTCCAGCAGGGCGCCCTCGTGACGGAGCTTGCCGGGCTTCGCGGGCGCCTCCTCGCCCGCCGTCACCACGACCACGTCCACGTCGGACGCGGCGGGCAGCTCCGTCCCGTCCGGGAGGCCGACCGTCGAGCCGGTGAAGTACGCGCCCCGGTAGTCCGGTCGCGGGCGGGCGTGCGCGGTGACCCAGTGCGCGGCCGCGGCGCGTGCGTCTCCGACTCTCATACCCCGACTCCTACGGGCCGCGCCGCCCCGGCGTCAAGTCGCGCCGCCCGGCTCCCGGTCGGGCGGCGGGCCGCCCGGTAACGTCGGGCATGGTTCACCACCCCCCGTCCCCGCGACCGCCCGGTGAGGTGTGCGATGCGCAGGATCGTCTACTGGATGTCGATGTCCCTCGACGGCTTCATCGAGAGCCCACGGCGGGAGATCGACTGGCATGTCGTCGACGAGGAACTCCACCGCTACTTCAACGACCAACTCGCCGGCATGGGCGGCATGCTGGACGGCCGGGTCACCCATCAGCTGATGGCGGACTTCTGGCCCACCGCCGACCGGGACCCGGCCAACGCGGGGACGGTGGCCGAGTTCGCCGGGATCTGGCGGGACACCCCCAAGTACGTGTACTCGCGGACGCTGGAGCGGGCCGACTGGAACACCACGATCGTCCGCGAGGTCGTCCCGGAGGAGGTGCGGGCGCTCAAGGAGCAGCCCGGCGGCGATCTGGCGCTCGGCGGCGCCGGCCTCGCCGCCTCCTTCGCCGCGCTCGACCTGATCGACGAGTACCGCGTCTACGTCCACCCGGTGCTCATCGGCCGGGGCAAACCGATGTTCCCCACCGAGGAGTCCCGCACCGCCCTCCGGCTCCTCGGCACCCGCACCTTCGGCAGCGGGGTCGTGGAGCTGCGGTACGAGCGCGACCGGGACTGACCGGCCGAGTCCCGGACCGACGCCGCCCCGGTCGGCCGGTCCGGGGCGCGGTGGCGGGTCAGCGGCCGGCCTGGAGCGCGCCCCAGGTGTCCGGTCCCACGATCCCGTCGGCCGTCAGCCCCCGGCTCGTCTGGTACGAGCGCACCGCGGTCCCGGTCGCCGGGCCGAAGCTGCCGTCGGCGTCCACGGTGGAGCCGAGCGCGGCGGTCAGGGCGCGCTGGACCCGCTTCACGTCCTCGCCGGTCGCCCCCTCGGCCAGCTCCGGCGTGGTGCCCGCGGAGAGCAGCGCCGTCCAGGTCCGGGCGCCCACGATCCCGTCCGCCTCCAGGCCGCGCGCCGTCTGGAACGACTTCACCGCGCTCTCGGTGGCCGTGCCGAAGACGCCGTCCTCCTCGCCGGCCGGGTGGCCCTGCGCGTTCAGCAGCCGCTGGACCGCGGTGACCTGGGGCCCCGTCGAGCCCGGCCGCTGGGTCGTGTACGCGGGGAAGCTCAGCCCGTCGCCGGTGCCGCCGTCCGTGGCGCCGCCGACCAGCTCCATGTAGCGGTCCCAGTCCCAGTTCGGGCCGGGGTCGGTGTGGTCGTTGCCCGGCGCCTCGCTGTGGCCGATGATGTGCGCCCGGTCCTTCGGGATGCCGTACTTCTCGCAGAGCGCGGCGGTCAGCGCGGCGGAGGAGCGGTACATCGTGTCGGTGAACCAGGTCGGGTCGTCCACGAAGCCCTCGTGCTCGATGCCGAGCGACGAGGCGTTGGCGCTGCGCGCGTGGTACGCGGTGTCGGCGTCGCGCACCATCTGGGTGATCTGGCCGTCCGACGAGCGCACCACGTAGTGCGAGCTGACCACGGACTCCGGGTCCTGGAACCAGCTGATGGTGCCCGCGTACGAGCCCTGGGTGACATGGATGACGACCTTGTCGACGGTCGCGGTGCGGCCGGTGGTGTAGTTGTTCGGGTCGGCCGGGACCCAGAGCGCCGACGGGTAGTCGGCGCTGCGGACGGAGTAGTCGGCGGCGGTCCCGGCCTTGTCGGGGGAGACCGGCCGCCCGGTCACCGAGATCCGCTCGCCGTCCGGGGTGAGCGCGTCGAGCCCGTCCGCCAGGAAGGTGTAGACGGTGTCCGCGTAGAGCGCGGCGGCCGGCCCCTCGGCGCCGCTGTAGCGCGCGACGGCCGGGTACCAGGCGTCGATGTCGTCGCGGTCCCGCGCGTCGAGCCCGAGCGCGTCCGCGTAGCCGCGCAGCACCGCCGCTCCGCCCAGGACGTTGACGGCGGCGTCGGAGCGCAGGGCGGCGAGCGGTTCGCCGGTGAGGTCGGCGGCCCGTTCCAGGGTGTGGTGCGCGGGGTTGCTGACGAGGTGCATCACGCCGTAGCCGTTCGCCTGGCTGGGGCGTCCGGCGTGGCCGTCGAGGCGGGTCTCGCCGTACCCGACGGCGGCGAGCAGGTCACGCGGTACGTCGAACTCCTCGGCGGCCCGTTCGAACGCCCGGTCCAGCGGGTGGCCGGTGTCCGCGGCGGCGAGTGCCGGGGTGCCGGTCGCGGCGAGGACGGTGGCGGTCAGGGCGGCGAGGAGGGAGGCCCTGGTGCGGGCGGCGGCGCGAGTCGGCATTCCTGCTCCTGCTCTGTGGGAGGGGAGACGGCCCCGGCCCCGGAGGGGATGGACCGGGCGGCCGCGAAGCCTGCTCACGATAGGGAGCGAATGAAGGTATGACAATCATTCCGGCGGCGTGTCGAACTCCCTTTCACTCCAATGGAGTTGACCGTTCATGAGCCCTCGCAAGCCTTCGTGCGCCCCCAGGGATTCGTACACCCGTGCAGGAACCCACCGCACGGGGGAACGCGGCCCGGACACATCGCCGACAGGGCGTATAACAGAGAACTCCGGACCGGCCGGCGTCCCCGATGGCAGTCACATCTCACGCGGCAAGGCGTCACCGCGTACGACAGCGGAGAAGTGCCCGATGAGCATGAGCACGGCAGACGAGATCAGCACCCTGCTGACCGCCAACTTCGGAACCGACCCCCTGGCGATCCGCCCGGAGGTGCCCCTGCGGCAGCTCCGCCTGGACTCCCTTGCGCTGGAGGAGCTGCGGCTCCTCATCGAGGACCGGATGGACGTCGATCTCGACGACGTCCAGATCACCTCACGCGACACCGTCGCCCAGCTCGTCGAGGCCGTCCACCGCAAGGCCGCCGCGTGACCGCCCGGTACCGCCCGGAGCCGTTCGCCGCGGCCGTCACCGGGATCGGCCTCGTCACCTCCGCGGGCGTCGGCGCGGAGGCCACCTGGCGCGCCGTCAACGACCCCGCGACCGCGCCCTGCGTCCCGCACCGGGCCGAACTCGACGGCCTGCCCTGCGACTTCATGTACAGCGTCCAGGACCTCGACACCCGCGCCGTCCTCGGGATCGCCGCCCACCGGCTGATGGACCGCTTCTCGCACCTCGCCGTCATCGCCGCCCGCGAGGCCGTCGCCGACGCCGGACTCGACCCCGCCGTCTGGGACAGCGGCCGGGTCGCCGTCGTCATCGGCTCGGCCCACGGCGGCCTGCCCTTCTACGACGAGCAGCACACCACCCTCAGCGAACGCGGAGCCCGCCGCGTCTCGCCCAAGCTCGCCCCGCTCGCCGTCGTCAACGGCGCCGCCAGCAGCGTCGCCACCGACCTCGGCGCACACGGCCCCAGCCAGGCCGTCTCCACCGCCTGCTCCTCCGGCACCGTCGCCATCGGCACCGCCCACCAGATGCTGCGCACCGGAGCCTGCGACATCGTCGTCGCCGGCGGCGCCGAATCCGTCTGCTCCCGGCTCCTGATCGCCAGCGCCTGCCGGCTCAAGGCCGTCTCCACCCGGCGTGACGACCCGCAGGCCGCCTGCCGCCCCTTCGACACCCACCGCGACGGCTTTGTCGTCGGCGAGGGCGCCGGACTCCTCGTCCTGGAACGCCCCGAGCACGCCCGCGCCCGGGGCGCCGCCGTCCGCGCCCACATCGCCGGCTACGGCGCCTCCAGCGACGCCTACTCCGCCGTCGCCCCCGACCCCGACGGGCTCGGCATCGAGCGCGCCCTGCGCACCGCCCTCGCCGACGCCGGGATCGCCGCCGCCGACATCGGCCACGTCAACGCCCACGGCACCTCGACCGTCTCCAACGACCTCATCGAGGCGGCCATGCTGCGCCGGGTCCTCGGCGACCACCCCCTCGTCACCTCCACCAAGGCGATGACCGGCCACACCCTCGGTGCCGCCGGCGGCATCGAGACCGCGCTCACCGTCCTCGCCCTCCAGCACCGGCTCGTCCCGCCCACCGTCAACCTCGACGCCCCCGACCCGGACATCCCCGTCGAGGTGGTGAGCAAGGAGGCCAGGCCCGCCGTGTTCGACGCCGCCGTCAAGACCTCGCTCGGCTTCGGGGGCCACAACGCCGCCCTCGTCCTCACCAGGTGACCGGGGCCCAGGGAACATGACCGAAGAGATCATCCGCACCCTCACCGTGGACGGGCTGCGCTTCCGCTACCGCGCCCTGCGGCAGCCCGACCCGCGCACCGAACCCGTCGTCGTCCTCGGCGGCGCGCTCCAGGGCATCCACGGCTGGCCCCAGATGGACG comes from the Streptomyces sp. NBC_00525 genome and includes:
- a CDS encoding dihydrofolate reductase family protein, with the translated sequence MRRIVYWMSMSLDGFIESPRREIDWHVVDEELHRYFNDQLAGMGGMLDGRVTHQLMADFWPTADRDPANAGTVAEFAGIWRDTPKYVYSRTLERADWNTTIVREVVPEEVRALKEQPGGDLALGGAGLAASFAALDLIDEYRVYVHPVLIGRGKPMFPTEESRTALRLLGTRTFGSGVVELRYERDRD
- a CDS encoding acyl carrier protein; its protein translation is MSTADEISTLLTANFGTDPLAIRPEVPLRQLRLDSLALEELRLLIEDRMDVDLDDVQITSRDTVAQLVEAVHRKAAA
- a CDS encoding SDR family NAD(P)-dependent oxidoreductase; the protein is MTLENKVAVVTGGASGIGEAVTRLFVERGARVVVVDLQQEAGDALTADLGDAVAFLRGDVSDRAVADRAVATAVERFGGLDVLVNNASASRVRPFTEQTDDDWKLALDTGLFATRNFMLAAYPELRRSAGAVVNFASGAGIDGQPNQASYAAGKEAIRGLSRVVANEWAADRIRVNVVSPMARTAGVAAWAEANPEQYALSAAKIPLGRFGDPRTDVAPVVAFLASDDARYMTGQTLMADGGAIKLR
- a CDS encoding peptidoglycan-binding protein, producing MPTRAAARTRASLLAALTATVLAATGTPALAAADTGHPLDRAFERAAEEFDVPRDLLAAVGYGETRLDGHAGRPSQANGYGVMHLVSNPAHHTLERAADLTGEPLAALRSDAAVNVLGGAAVLRGYADALGLDARDRDDIDAWYPAVARYSGAEGPAAALYADTVYTFLADGLDALTPDGERISVTGRPVSPDKAGTAADYSVRSADYPSALWVPADPNNYTTGRTATVDKVVIHVTQGSYAGTISWFQDPESVVSSHYVVRSSDGQITQMVRDADTAYHARSANASSLGIEHEGFVDDPTWFTDTMYRSSAALTAALCEKYGIPKDRAHIIGHSEAPGNDHTDPGPNWDWDRYMELVGGATDGGTGDGLSFPAYTTQRPGSTGPQVTAVQRLLNAQGHPAGEEDGVFGTATESAVKSFQTARGLEADGIVGARTWTALLSAGTTPELAEGATGEDVKRVQRALTAALGSTVDADGSFGPATGTAVRSYQTSRGLTADGIVGPDTWGALQAGR
- a CDS encoding beta-ketoacyl-[acyl-carrier-protein] synthase family protein, with amino-acid sequence MTARYRPEPFAAAVTGIGLVTSAGVGAEATWRAVNDPATAPCVPHRAELDGLPCDFMYSVQDLDTRAVLGIAAHRLMDRFSHLAVIAAREAVADAGLDPAVWDSGRVAVVIGSAHGGLPFYDEQHTTLSERGARRVSPKLAPLAVVNGAASSVATDLGAHGPSQAVSTACSSGTVAIGTAHQMLRTGACDIVVAGGAESVCSRLLIASACRLKAVSTRRDDPQAACRPFDTHRDGFVVGEGAGLLVLERPEHARARGAAVRAHIAGYGASSDAYSAVAPDPDGLGIERALRTALADAGIAAADIGHVNAHGTSTVSNDLIEAAMLRRVLGDHPLVTSTKAMTGHTLGAAGGIETALTVLALQHRLVPPTVNLDAPDPDIPVEVVSKEARPAVFDAAVKTSLGFGGHNAALVLTR